A window of the Arachis duranensis cultivar V14167 chromosome 5, aradu.V14167.gnm2.J7QH, whole genome shotgun sequence genome harbors these coding sequences:
- the LOC107488339 gene encoding protein FAR1-RELATED SEQUENCE 5-like, with product MHAKCVIQNNDEAGIRPNKTYLALANEVGGSSNLSYSEKDVRNFITSNLRCADGNVDVKEMISYFMRMKYINLNFFYAVDVDEANQFKSALWVDARCRTSYEYYGDVVSFDTTYTRNKHGLPFASFVGVNHHGKSTLLGCALMGNEKIRCFEWVFKQWLRCMGSSLQAIITDQCKSMFGAIKNVLPDTRHRWCIWHIMKKIPHKLRIYARYKEIDDRMHGTVWNVRSVESFEKDWSVFINEFNLERNIWLSDLYDERQMWVPIYFQGEFWAGMRSTQRSESMHAFYGGYLHCKSGLVQFVHQYDSVLGNKEQKELEDDAVDSKGVVPCSSSTTIERQFQQQYMLYGEPRSWNNIVKFDPSTHKIRCECNMFASRGILCCHCLAVYFYYEVDRVPSCYVLPRWSKNVQRKHTFIKSSHDEKRSDESHNLFKRMCTHFFNVAQKFMTCEEEAAVLHSGLDELRAKLVDYRVNLGSRSVPNTDNNMLTQFDPACIASDIQGPSKVATKGQPRLKRLGSELDASIKRSMRRKKNNPPQVNNGAINPNIVAVPALSMNESHGNDEFLSLLHSFRHS from the exons ATGCATGCCAAGTGTGTGATTCAGAACAACGATGAGGCTGGGATACGGCCCAATAAGACTTACCTCGCACTGGCGAACGAGGTTGGTGGCTCGTCGAACTTAAGTTACTCAGAAAAGGATGTGAGGAACTTCATTACGAGCAATTTGCGCTGTGCTGACGGAAACGTGGATGTCAAGGAAATGATTAGCTATTTCATGCGAATGAAATATATCAacctgaattttttttatgcagttgATGTAGACGAAGCTAACCAGTTTAAAAGTGCGCTCTGGGTAGATGCAAGATGCAGAACTTCCTATGAATATTATGGTGATGTGGTATCATTTGATACAACGTACACTAGAAACAA GCACGGACTTCCATTTGCATCTTTTGTTGGCGTTAACCATCATGGCAAGTCCACTCTGCTCGGATGTGCTTTGATGGGAAATGAGAAAATTCGTTGCTTCGAGTGGGTCTTTAAGCAATGGCTGAGGTGCATGGGATCTTCCCTACAGGCCATCATCACAGACCAGTGCAAATCCATGTTTGGTGCTATCAAGAATGTCCTTCCAGATACTCGCCACCGATGGTGCATATGGCACATAATGAAGAAGATACCGCATAAGCTCAGAATATATGCTCGGTATAAAGAAATAGATGATAGAATGCATGGCACTGTTTGGAATGTCAGGTCTGTGGAATCTTTTGAGAAGGATTGGTCTGTATTCATTAATGAGTTTAACTTGGAGCGAAATATATGGCTTTCAG ACCTTTATGACGAACGTCAAATGTGGGTTCCAATCTATTTTCAAGGTGAATTTTGGGCAGGTATGAGAAGTACTCAACGGAGTGAGAGCATGCACGCCTTTTATGGTGGTTACTTGCATTGCAAGAGTGGATTGGTTCAGTTCGTGCATCAGTATGACAGCGTGCTTGGGAACAAGGAGCAGAAGGAACTGGAAGATGATGCTGTAGACTCTAAAGGAGTTGTTCCTTGTTCATCGAGTACTACAATTGAAAGACAATTTCAGC AGCAATACATGTTATATGGGGAACCTAGGTCTTGGAACAATATTGTCAAGTTTGACCCGTCGACACATAAGATTCGGTGCGAGTGCAACATGTTTGCATCGAGAGGTATTCTTTGTTGTCACTGTCTTGCTGTTTACTTTTATTACGAAGTAGACAGAGTACCATCTTGCTATGTTCTCCCTCGATGGAGCAAGAATGTACAGCGGAAACACACTTTCATTAAGAGTAGCCATGACGAGAAACGATCGGATGAAAGCCACAACTTATTTAAAAGAATGTGTACGCACTTCTTTAATGTGGCACAGAAATTCATGACATGCGAAGAAGAGGCGGCTGTGTTACATTCGGGTCTTGATGAGTTAAGGGCCAAGTTGGTTGATTATCGTGTGAACTTGGGGTCCAGAAGTGTTCCCAATACAGATAACAACATGTTGACACAGTTTGACCCAGCTTGTATTGCATCTGACATTCAAGGTCCCTCTAAGGTCGCAACAAAGGGTCAACCGAGACTGAAGAGGCTTGGATCTGAACTGGACGCATCCATTAAGAGATCTATgcgaagaaagaagaataatcCACCTCAG GTAAATAATGGAGCAATCAATCCAAACATAGTGGCGGTTCCTGCTCTGAGCATGAACGAATCACATGGAAATGACGAGTTCTTGTCTTTGTTACACTCATTTCGACATAGTTAG
- the LOC107488372 gene encoding peptidyl-prolyl cis-trans isomerase FKBP53 yields MGFWGIEVKPGKPYPYHADNIQGKLHVTHATLGIGSSNEKTILQCSSGHKSPIFLCSLLPNKIESCPLNLEFGDDDLVAFSVIGPQSIHLSGYFVADDGDDLRDDYEYDSFPEDVEGDTEDSSDYDTEGEYDDDYTDDSDMEMYRSSPVPNSGVRIEEIVDDEMPENEEDPDQKLKKKKQEAQMKEKVNKMSPIRGETGHPVSESEEDDMESEDEDGFPISAAEKVKFEVKGNNAHKTAEEAGKNAEDVNNSPSLKRKVESADGDEPQQQDRKKKKKKNKLKEPGKGESAQAPGKSMMTATPDEKHPEEKEVKTTEVHDEKPSNEELVEKKKKNKKKNKAKESHGGEATPSQIDKPVENKLSASEKKGKKQETEAKPSQVRTFPNGLVIEEISMGKPDGKRAAPGKKVSVKYIGKLQKNGKIFDSNVGRAPFKFHLGVGQVIKGWDIGVNGMRVGDKRRITVPPSMGYGDRRVGSIPPNSWLVFDVELINVDR; encoded by the exons atgggaTTCTGGG GGATTGAAGTTAAGCCCGGGAAGCCATATCCTTATCATGCAGACAACATCCAGGGAAAGCTTCATGTCACTCAC GCTACACTAGGCATTGGTTCATCCAATGAGAAAACCATTCTTCAATGCTCTTCTGGACACAAAAGTCCAATTTTCTTGTGTTCATTGCTACCGAATAAGATTGAATCTTGCCCCTTGAATCTCGAGTTTGGTGATGATGACTTAGTGGCTTTCTCCGTCATTGGACCACAAAGCATCCATCTTTCTGGTTATTTTGTCGCAGATGATGGGGATGACCTTAGGGATGACTATGAATA TGATTCATTCCCAGAGGATGTTGAGGGAGATACAGAGGATTCATCTGATTATGATACTGAAGGTGAATATGATGATGACTACACAGATGATAGTGATATGGAAATGTACCGATCTTCGCCTGTCCCAAATAGTGGAG TTAGAATTGAGGAAATAGTGGATGATGAAATGcctgaaaatgaagaagatccAGAtcagaaattgaagaaaaagaaacaggaAGCTCAGATGAAAGAGAAAGTTAACAAAATGTCTCCAATTAGGGGTGAGACTGGCCATCCTGTTTCGGAAAGTGAAGAAGATGATATGGAAAGTGAAGATGAGGATGGTTTTCCAATTTCTGCTGCTGAGAAAGTTAAATTTGAAGTTAAAGGAAACAATGCACATAAGACAGCTGAGGAGGCTGGCAAAAATGCAGAAGATGTTAATAATTCTCCAAGCTTAAAACGGAAAGTCGAAAGTGCCGATGGAGATGAACCGCAGCAGCAAGACAG gaaaaagaagaagaaaaagaacaagtTGAAAGAACCTGGTAAAGGGGAAAGTGCTCAGGCACCTGGCAAAAGCATGATGACTGCTACACCAGATGAAAAACATCCAGAGGAGAAGGAAGTTAAGACTACAGAAGTGCATGATGAAAAACCATCCAATGA GGAGCTTgttgagaagaaaaagaaaaacaaaaagaagaacaagGCTAAAGAGTCCCATGGAGGAGAAGCAACTCCAAGTCAAATTGATAAACCTGTTGAAAATAAGCTGTCTGCCtcagagaaaaaaggaaagaaacaagAGACGGAAGCGAAGCCATCTCAAGTGAGAACCTTTCCAAATGGGTTGGTTATTGAGGAGATATCTATGGGTAAGCCAGATGGCAAAAGAGCAGCTCCTGGAAAGAAG GTCAGTGTTAAATATATTGGCAAGCTGCAGAAAAATGGGAAAATATTTGACTCGAATGTTGGAAGGGCACCCTTTAAATTTCACCTTG GTGTAGGACAAGTCATTAAGGGATGGGATATTGGTGTCAATG GGATGAGGGTTGGGGACAAAAGAAGAATCACAGTTCCACCATCTATGGG ATACGGTGACAGACGGGTTGGAAGTATACCACCAAATTCGTGGCTTGTGTTTGATGTTGAGTTAATTAATGTTGATCGCTGA
- the LOC107488340 gene encoding transcription factor GTE12-like — protein sequence MFSVTKSSTFVPANSYSTVPKKSSDAAHKRVPKKRVFSSSTLFSHVHRFNDNNNNNRNSIVLDSHANKRAKLEKSEENSRMKKGTTTDAIKEREEKKRSYSGMDEFKNMQCSVTLRRLLVHPDGVYFKKGKALMDLERVQRKLRNNLYNKTDQFAADIRAVFRNVMSQYPSGHEVHGTAAKLSDFFETKWKNLEGRWLAEKENKLEKEAPKPNSKPLKSNVGEKRKQFSGSDLSIAIAKAKLILEKKKNNEAAQQNRVCLQRKKQREMMQKMERTIFFDDTFKSFQDLENLCGHSLTHYCTKENPLLKNLTGLVLKEEDFEDNNFLSEDLEEGEVF from the coding sequence ATGTTTTCTGTTACAAAGTCTTCAACCTTTGTTCCTGCGAATTCTTATTCTACAGTGCCCAAGAAATCTTCAGATGCTGCCCATAAAAGGGTACccaaaaaaagagttttttcttcttcaacattATTCAGCCATGTTCATCGGTTCaacgacaacaacaacaacaaccgtAACAGCATTGTTCTTGATTCTCATGCCAACAAGAGAGCTAAGTTGGAAAAGAGTGAAGAAAATTCAAGGATGAAGAAGGGTACTACTACTGATGCCATAAAAGAACGTGAAGAGAAGAAACGAAGTTATTCGGGTATGGATGAATTCAAGAATATGCAGTGTTCAGTAACGCTGAGAAGGTTATTGGTTCATCCAGATGGAGTGTATTTCAAGAAAGGAAAGGCTTTGATGGATTTGGAGAGGGTTCAGCGGAAGCTACGGAACAATTTGTACAACAAAACTGATCAATTTGCTGCTGATATCAGAGCGGTCTTTCGCAATGTCATGTCCCAGTACCCCTCGGGGCATGAAGTTCATGGAACCGCCGCGAAGTTAAGCGATTTTTTCGAGACAAAGTGGAAGAATTTGGAGGGAAGATGGCTAGCTGAGAAGGAAAACAAGTTAGAGAAAGAAGCGCCAAAGCCAAATTCAAAGCCTTTGAAATCGAATGTAGGGGAGAAAAGGAAACAATTTTCTGGTTCAGATTTATCAATTGCTATTGCCAAAGCTAAATTgatattggagaagaagaaaaacaatgaaGCTGCACAACAGAACAGAGTTTGCTTGCAAAGGAAGAAACAAAGGGAGATGATGCAGAAAATGGAGAGAACAATTTTCTTTGATGATACTTTCAAGTCCTTTCAGGATTTGGAAAACTTGTGTGGCCATTCACTGACACATTATTGCACAAAGGAAAATCCATTGTTAAAGAACCTCACAGGTTTGGTTCTTAAGGAAGAGGATTTTGAAGACAACAACTTTCTTAGTGAAGATCTGGAAGAAGGAGAAGTTTTCTGA
- the LOC107488371 gene encoding uncharacterized protein LOC107488371, translating into MSMIISSWSSTRFAAWSPTSPCSSSSTTPLLNSVNNASSRTRKLKALISKAIEKNQSPTVAVDSAADVVRNFYGGINSRDLDSVEDLIALNCVYEDLVFPRPFVGRKEILEFFRHFTNATSTDLQFVIDDLSTNDHSSVGVTWHLEWKGKPFPFSRGCSFYRLEVINGKKQITYGRDCVEPAIKPGDAALAIIRGVTWLLQQFPQLVDRL; encoded by the exons ATGTCGATGATCATTTCCAGTTGGAGTTCCACACGTTTCGCGGCATGGTCTCCAACTTCACCATGTTCATCTTCTTCCACAACTCCTCTTCTCAACTCAGTTAACAATGCATCttcaagaacaagaaaattgaaAGCTCTCATCAGTAAGGCTATTGAGAAGAATCAATCTCCCACAGTAGCAGTGGACTCAGCTGCAGATGTTGTGAGGAATTTCTATGGCGGAATCAATTCCCGCGACCTCGATTCTGTGGAGGACCTTATTGCCCTCAATTGTGTCTACGAAGACCTCGTGTTTCCCCGTCCCTTTGTTGGTCGTAAG GAGATTCTAGAATTCTTTAGACATTTCACGAACGCAACCAGCACGGATCTGCAGTTCGTGATTGATGATTTGTCCACTAACGACCACTCCTCCGTTGGGGTCACATGGCATTTAG AGTGGAAGGGAAAACCTTTTCCCTTTAGCAGAGGATGCAGTTTTTATCGTTTGGAGGTTATCAATGGCAAGAAACAAATAAC ATATGGACGAGACTGTGTTGAACCTGCAATCAAGCCAGGGGATGCGGCTTTG GCAATAATCAGGGGTGTGACATGGCTTCTGCAACAATTTCCTCAGTTAGTAGATCGCTTATAG
- the LOC110280981 gene encoding LOW QUALITY PROTEIN: ethylene-responsive transcription factor ERF021-like (The sequence of the model RefSeq protein was modified relative to this genomic sequence to represent the inferred CDS: inserted 2 bases in 1 codon), giving the protein MDMPSSSSNHHNPTGPATSPYRGVRKRKWGKWVSEIREPGTKTRIWLGSFETPEMAXPRPLSNNADHIRMAAHEAALRLRTNTAAVESGDNILSPGSANAVPVTVRLSPTQIQAINDSPLDSPKSWMQMPDTFMMDDSMMFANNGYDQTFDEENVQWNDSLWDP; this is encoded by the exons ATGGACATGCCTTCTTCAAGTTCCAACCATCACAACCCTACCGGCCCTGCTACTTCTCCCTACAGAGGCGTCCGCAAGAGGAAATGGGGCAAATGGGTCTCCGAAATCCGTGAGCCGGGGACCAAGACTCGGATATGGCTCGGCAGCTTCGAGACACCTGAGATGGC GCCGCGCCCTCTCAGCAACAATGCCGACCACATACGAATGGCCGCGCACGAGGCTGCCCTCAGGCTTAGGACTAATACTGCGGCTGTTGAGTCAGGTGACAATATTTTATCGCCTGGCTCGGCCAACGCAGTGCCGGTCACGGTGAGACTATCCCCAACGCAGATTCAAGCCATCAATGACTCCCCTTTGGACTCACCCAAGTCGTGGATGCAAATGCCGGACACATTCATGATGGATGATTCAATGATGTTTGCAAATAATGGGTATGATCAAACTTTTGATGAGGAAAATGTGCAGTGGAATGATTCCCTTTGGGATCCTTAG